A single genomic interval of Arthrobacter sp. NicSoilB8 harbors:
- a CDS encoding type II secretion system F family protein, translating to MTATSPIFFALGIGLCLVALGILLFSTLGMGKAGIALSRRRPGVKEETSLLTRVTDHAVTFVDRNVSKNARFGTRESLEQAGLKLRQADFILLVCCIGVTASLVGFILGGVLMGLLFLIVTPLLAMVVLRILASRRRAKFEDQLGDTLQMLAGGLRAGHSLLRSVDAVAQEAESPTSEEFARLVNETRLGRDLKDSMLDAAKRLKSDDFDWTGQAIEIHREVGGDLAEVLDHVGETIRERSEIKGQVKALSAEGKLSAYILIALPVGMFLYLSAASPTYMAVLYSNFIGWVMVGMSVVLLALGSWWLSRVVKIKF from the coding sequence GTGACCGCCACAAGCCCCATTTTTTTCGCCTTGGGCATCGGCCTTTGCCTCGTGGCACTCGGCATCCTCCTGTTTTCCACCCTGGGCATGGGCAAAGCCGGAATTGCGTTGTCCAGACGGAGGCCCGGAGTCAAGGAAGAAACCTCCCTTCTGACCCGGGTGACGGACCACGCAGTGACCTTCGTGGACCGGAACGTCAGCAAGAATGCCCGCTTCGGTACGAGGGAATCGCTCGAGCAGGCAGGACTGAAGCTCCGCCAGGCTGACTTCATCCTCTTGGTTTGCTGCATCGGTGTCACGGCGAGCCTTGTCGGGTTCATTCTGGGCGGTGTCCTCATGGGTCTGCTGTTCCTCATCGTCACTCCGTTGCTTGCGATGGTTGTCCTGAGGATTCTCGCCAGCCGCAGACGCGCGAAATTTGAGGATCAGCTGGGGGATACGTTGCAGATGCTTGCCGGCGGATTGCGGGCCGGGCACAGCCTTCTGCGGTCGGTGGACGCGGTTGCCCAGGAGGCAGAATCCCCAACGTCCGAGGAATTCGCCCGGCTGGTCAACGAAACACGCCTCGGGCGGGATTTGAAGGACTCGATGCTCGATGCCGCCAAACGCCTCAAGAGCGACGACTTCGACTGGACCGGGCAGGCCATAGAAATCCACCGTGAGGTGGGCGGAGACCTGGCGGAAGTCCTGGACCACGTGGGAGAAACCATCCGGGAACGCTCTGAGATCAAGGGACAGGTCAAGGCTCTGAGCGCCGAGGGGAAACTCTCTGCCTACATCCTGATCGCCCTGCCCGTTGGCATGTTCTTGTATCTCAGTGCAGCGAGCCCAACCTACATGGCCGTTCTGTACTCGAATTTCATCGGCTGGGTAATGGTGGGCATGTCCGTGGTGCTGCTGGCCCTCGGCTCCTGGTGGCTCAGCCGCGTCGTAAAGATCAAGTTCTAG
- a CDS encoding type II secretion system F family protein codes for MSVMAWLLVGLIIVPISAMIFSLIAVDRGGLAAVRGNLGRGLRLAQESAPSAESRGPAALGVRMTPRGYAGWLDKLLAKAGRPAGMPLERLLIAKPALALVAAFISMLFLAKSPTGILLLLVLLLPVLAYFVPDILIHGRGAERQKAIEMELPNTLDQMLISVEAGLGFEAAMARAGQNGTGPLAQELVRTLQDMQVGRSRKDSYLAMAERSDVPDLRSFVRSVVQADTYGIALAGVLRTQAKQMRVKRRQRAEEKAMKLPVKVLFPLMFCILPVLFIVVIGPAAINVMNNYIGAF; via the coding sequence GTGAGTGTAATGGCGTGGTTATTGGTCGGACTCATCATCGTTCCGATTTCGGCAATGATCTTTTCACTGATCGCAGTCGACCGCGGCGGCCTGGCTGCGGTTCGAGGGAACCTGGGCCGCGGGCTTCGTTTGGCGCAGGAAAGCGCCCCGTCCGCAGAGTCGCGCGGACCGGCGGCACTCGGCGTCCGGATGACTCCCAGGGGCTACGCAGGGTGGCTGGATAAACTGCTTGCCAAGGCAGGACGGCCTGCCGGTATGCCCCTCGAACGTCTGCTCATTGCGAAGCCGGCCCTCGCCTTGGTGGCGGCATTCATCAGCATGCTGTTCCTGGCAAAGTCTCCGACCGGCATCCTTCTCTTGTTAGTGCTTCTCCTGCCGGTGCTCGCCTATTTCGTTCCGGACATTCTGATCCATGGCCGCGGAGCCGAGCGCCAGAAGGCCATCGAGATGGAACTGCCCAACACTCTCGACCAGATGCTGATTTCGGTCGAGGCAGGCTTGGGATTCGAAGCGGCGATGGCACGCGCGGGCCAAAACGGAACGGGCCCGCTGGCGCAAGAACTCGTTCGCACGCTCCAGGATATGCAGGTCGGCCGAAGCCGCAAAGATTCCTATCTGGCCATGGCCGAAAGGTCCGATGTTCCGGACTTGCGGAGCTTTGTTCGGTCCGTGGTGCAAGCAGACACATACGGAATTGCGCTGGCAGGCGTCCTCCGCACCCAGGCGAAGCAGATGCGGGTCAAGCGGCGGCAGCGTGCCGAGGAAAAGGCGATGAAACTGCCCGTCAAGGTTCTTTTCCCCCTCATGTTCTGCATCCTGCCAGTGCTGTTCATCGTTGTCATAGGTCCCGCAGCCATCAATGTGATGAACAACTACATCGGGGCGTTCTAA
- a CDS encoding Flp family type IVb pilin, with translation MLSLIATLQTLGFAAKDRLRSEKGATAVEYGIMVALIAVVIIVAVTTLGGQINTAFTSIVDGLKPKVAP, from the coding sequence ATGCTTTCACTTATTGCAACCCTTCAGACCCTCGGCTTCGCCGCTAAGGACCGCCTTCGCAGCGAGAAAGGCGCAACCGCTGTCGAGTACGGCATCATGGTCGCCCTCATCGCCGTCGTCATCATCGTCGCCGTCACTACCTTGGGCGGCCAGATCAACACAGCCTTTACGTCCATCGTTGACGGACTGAAGCCCAAAGTGGCGCCGTAG
- a CDS encoding TadE/TadG family type IV pilus assembly protein, protein MTFQTWRMVQDWLKIPQEEGSQPMRERSERGAVAVEFALLAPVLILLLFGITEFGRAYNVQISLSNAAREGARVMAISNDPTAARSAVRGALGTLVPVLPDEKIVFTASAPAGAKTCSAGAQMSVTVGYTLSSMTGIAGPFAMQGQGAMLCGG, encoded by the coding sequence GTGACTTTCCAGACCTGGCGCATGGTCCAGGACTGGCTAAAGATTCCACAAGAAGAAGGGTCCCAACCCATGCGTGAGCGCTCGGAGCGCGGGGCCGTGGCCGTTGAGTTCGCTCTCCTGGCGCCGGTCCTGATTCTGCTGCTATTTGGCATCACGGAATTCGGCCGGGCCTATAACGTGCAGATTTCACTGTCCAATGCGGCGCGCGAAGGCGCGCGCGTCATGGCAATCAGCAATGACCCTACTGCTGCCCGAAGTGCCGTCCGGGGTGCGCTCGGAACGCTGGTGCCGGTTCTGCCCGATGAAAAAATTGTATTCACGGCGTCCGCCCCCGCCGGCGCCAAGACCTGCTCGGCTGGAGCTCAGATGTCCGTAACGGTCGGCTATACGCTCAGCTCGATGACCGGCATTGCGGGCCCCTTTGCCATGCAGGGCCAAGGAGCCATGCTGTGCGGGGGCTAG
- a CDS encoding TadE/TadG family type IV pilus assembly protein, with product MRGLGRRGTRERGAISVIVAIVMVCLLGFAALAVDVGVLYAERAQLQNSSDAVALMVAQKCAKSVSDPECSATWPRPTDLAAKLANGNAADGMTNIKSIALDKTKGTVSVGSGAKETGSPANSISLFFARALGITSAEVGATSRAQWGAPSKGTVIVPLAIAECKFSPDPTFVQVLTMDVNGCGGIPGGFGWITDGKDSLCSVTISAGASSDPGIWFSSDTGAPRPSVCSSADISVLKDQTVLLPLYAVATGTGSGGKYYVKGFAAFHVTGYHFASDSWSSGGNIANKSIRGYFVKFVSLSQALELGGTADYGTSVVRLSIGAP from the coding sequence GTGCGGGGGCTAGGCCGCCGGGGCACCCGTGAGCGTGGCGCGATCAGCGTGATCGTCGCCATTGTGATGGTGTGCCTGCTGGGCTTCGCCGCCCTGGCCGTTGATGTCGGGGTACTTTACGCCGAGCGGGCCCAACTGCAGAACAGCTCGGACGCGGTGGCACTGATGGTGGCCCAGAAGTGCGCCAAGAGTGTCAGTGATCCGGAATGCTCCGCCACATGGCCGCGCCCCACAGATCTCGCCGCCAAATTGGCCAACGGCAATGCCGCGGACGGCATGACCAACATCAAATCCATCGCCCTCGACAAGACCAAGGGGACTGTCTCGGTAGGCTCCGGGGCAAAGGAGACCGGAAGCCCCGCCAACAGCATTTCGCTGTTCTTCGCAAGGGCCCTCGGCATTACCAGCGCCGAGGTGGGTGCCACCTCACGGGCCCAATGGGGGGCCCCGTCCAAGGGAACGGTGATCGTGCCGTTGGCGATCGCCGAATGCAAATTTTCTCCGGACCCCACTTTTGTGCAAGTGCTCACTATGGATGTTAACGGATGCGGCGGGATTCCCGGGGGCTTTGGCTGGATCACCGACGGGAAGGACAGCCTTTGCAGTGTCACGATCAGCGCCGGCGCCTCAAGTGACCCGGGGATCTGGTTCAGCAGCGACACCGGCGCCCCCCGGCCCTCCGTATGCTCATCCGCGGACATCAGTGTCCTAAAGGATCAAACCGTGCTGCTCCCGCTCTACGCCGTCGCCACGGGAACGGGCTCCGGAGGCAAGTATTACGTCAAGGGGTTTGCCGCCTTCCACGTCACCGGCTACCACTTTGCCAGCGACAGCTGGAGTTCCGGCGGGAATATTGCGAACAAGTCCATCCGCGGATACTTCGTCAAATTTGTTTCCCTGTCTCAAGCCCTCGAACTCGGCGGCACCGCGGACTACGGTACGTCCGTCGTCCGTCTCAGCATTGGAGCGCCCTAA
- a CDS encoding RcpC/CpaB family pilus assembly protein — protein sequence MKSRLLAGVAAVVLAIIGAILVVSYASGADARAVKNLDPVDVLVVAKPVPAGTSAESLLPFLTSQKLPGTAVPKTALSSLDGQAGKVTAVGLVPGEQLVAERLVAPETIKPSGVIDVPAGLQEISFQLEPQRVVGGQLTPGDHIGIFISLKSGGIAARPDTETTQLTLHKVLLTAVQGAPVPTATPQPSDGGSATAPAAAPLVPAGPLILTVAVNDVDASKIVYGSEFGTLWLSKEPLDAVDSGRPGIMTKPEVYK from the coding sequence ATGAAGTCCCGACTACTTGCCGGAGTGGCAGCGGTCGTCCTGGCCATCATCGGCGCCATCCTCGTGGTGTCCTACGCCAGCGGCGCGGACGCGCGGGCTGTGAAAAATCTTGATCCCGTAGACGTCCTCGTCGTGGCAAAACCCGTGCCGGCAGGCACCTCCGCAGAGAGTCTGTTGCCCTTCCTGACCAGCCAGAAGCTCCCGGGCACGGCTGTGCCCAAGACCGCGCTGAGCAGTCTGGACGGCCAGGCCGGCAAGGTCACCGCCGTCGGCCTGGTACCGGGCGAGCAGCTCGTTGCGGAGCGTCTGGTCGCCCCGGAAACCATCAAGCCCAGCGGCGTTATAGACGTACCGGCGGGCCTGCAGGAAATCTCCTTCCAGCTCGAGCCCCAACGCGTCGTCGGCGGCCAGCTGACGCCCGGCGATCACATCGGCATCTTCATCTCGCTGAAGAGCGGCGGCATCGCGGCCAGACCCGACACGGAGACGACGCAACTGACGCTCCACAAAGTCCTGCTGACCGCAGTGCAGGGCGCCCCGGTTCCCACTGCAACCCCCCAGCCCTCGGATGGAGGCTCTGCGACGGCCCCGGCAGCGGCCCCCTTGGTTCCCGCCGGGCCGCTGATCCTCACCGTGGCCGTGAACGATGTGGACGCCAGCAAAATCGTCTATGGCAGCGAGTTCGGCACACTCTGGCTGAGCAAGGAACCGCTCGACGCCGTTGACAGCGGCCGCCCTGGAATCATGACGAAACCGGAGGTCTACAAATGA
- a CDS encoding AAA family ATPase — protein sequence MSRFVLITPNTDFDARVRRALAGGLPGGLQTFAFVDPSDPGALFMNLDQERPEVLILGPDLPFDDALRLAMVFDVQLPELSIILVSEPDPDFLLLAMRAGIRDFLSPTADAAQIRVLLERACQSFASKYRTAGGQQPEGSRGQVIGVFSPKGGVGKTTIATNIAIGLGQIAPMSVVIVDLDLQFGDVASGLYLHPEHTVTDAVSSAASQDSLVLKAFLTVHSGNIYALCAPQSPVEADFVTPEQVTRMLQQLAEQFQYVIVDTAPGLPEIGLAAMEQCTDIVWVTAMDVPSIRGLRSGLEILGRLDVLPETRHVVLNMADSKAGLSVQDVEATIGAPVDISIPRSKAVAFSTNRGIPVLQDGRKDPAVKGLRQLVERFDPAWRARAKKKLHRRVVVQ from the coding sequence ATGAGCCGCTTCGTGCTGATCACGCCCAATACCGACTTCGACGCGCGGGTTCGCCGGGCACTGGCCGGCGGGCTCCCCGGCGGCCTGCAGACTTTCGCCTTTGTTGATCCGTCCGATCCCGGTGCATTGTTCATGAACCTCGACCAGGAGCGCCCCGAGGTGCTGATACTCGGTCCGGACCTGCCGTTCGACGACGCATTGCGGCTGGCCATGGTCTTCGACGTCCAGCTGCCCGAGCTAAGCATTATTTTGGTCAGCGAACCTGATCCCGACTTTCTCTTGCTGGCCATGCGTGCCGGCATCCGGGATTTCCTCAGCCCGACTGCCGATGCTGCCCAGATCCGGGTCCTGCTGGAACGCGCCTGCCAATCTTTTGCCAGCAAATACAGGACCGCAGGCGGTCAACAGCCTGAGGGTTCGAGAGGCCAGGTGATCGGCGTCTTCTCGCCCAAGGGCGGAGTGGGGAAAACGACGATTGCCACCAACATCGCCATAGGGCTCGGGCAAATCGCGCCCATGAGCGTGGTGATCGTTGACCTGGACCTGCAGTTCGGAGATGTGGCCTCGGGTTTGTACCTCCACCCGGAGCACACTGTCACGGACGCCGTCTCTTCCGCAGCGAGCCAGGATTCCCTGGTGCTCAAGGCCTTCCTCACCGTCCACTCCGGCAACATCTATGCGCTGTGCGCCCCGCAAAGTCCAGTGGAAGCGGACTTCGTCACGCCGGAGCAGGTCACGCGAATGTTGCAGCAATTGGCGGAACAGTTCCAGTACGTCATCGTGGACACTGCCCCGGGGCTGCCCGAAATAGGTCTGGCTGCAATGGAGCAATGCACGGACATTGTGTGGGTGACGGCCATGGATGTTCCCAGCATCCGGGGACTCCGGTCCGGCCTCGAAATCCTTGGCCGGCTGGACGTCCTGCCGGAGACGCGCCACGTGGTCCTCAACATGGCAGACTCCAAGGCCGGCCTCAGCGTCCAGGACGTTGAGGCGACCATTGGCGCGCCCGTTGACATCAGCATTCCCCGTTCCAAGGCCGTGGCCTTCTCCACAAACCGGGGAATACCGGTGCTCCAGGACGGCCGAAAAGACCCTGCAGTCAAGGGCCTGCGTCAGCTTGTGGAACGGTTCGATCCGGCATGGCGGGCACGGGCGAAAAAGAAATTGCACCGAAGGGTGGTGGTCCAGTGA
- a CDS encoding CpaF family protein: MQAAPAFEEQPDALRSTDQQPVDAFAALKERAATALFERMGARFNDSAVKEEDLRSAAREELIRIVDAEQVPLSAEERSRLVRDVADDVLGYGPLQRLLDDPAVTEIMVNRMDQIYVERHGKLTFTESRFSSEDHLRKVIERIVSKVGRRIDESSPLVDARLEDGSRVNAVIPPLAVGGSSLTIRKFSKVPLTVRNLIEFGTLTPEMAELLDACVKAKLNIIVSGGTGTGKTTLLNVLSSFLPSDERIVTIEDAVELQIQQRHVVRLESRPPNTEGKGEVTIRELLRNSLRMRPDRIVVGEVRGGESLDMLQAMNTGHDGSLSTVHSNSPRDAVARLETLVLMAGMDLPLRAIREQIASAVNLIVQISRLRDGTRRITHVTEVQGMEGDIVTLQDAFVFDYSAGVDAHGRFLGKPVPTGIRPRFIDRFEDLGIHVSPSVFAAPPASALRP, encoded by the coding sequence ATGCAGGCCGCCCCTGCTTTCGAGGAACAGCCAGACGCCCTTCGTTCCACTGACCAACAGCCGGTGGACGCCTTTGCTGCCCTGAAGGAACGCGCCGCCACGGCGCTGTTTGAACGGATGGGCGCCCGCTTCAACGATTCCGCCGTTAAAGAGGAAGACCTCCGTTCGGCCGCACGGGAAGAGCTCATCCGGATCGTCGATGCCGAGCAGGTCCCGCTCTCTGCAGAGGAGCGCTCACGGCTGGTCCGGGACGTGGCAGACGATGTGCTCGGCTACGGCCCCCTGCAGCGGCTCCTCGACGACCCGGCCGTCACGGAAATCATGGTCAATCGGATGGACCAGATTTATGTCGAGCGGCACGGCAAGCTCACGTTTACCGAGTCAAGGTTCAGTTCCGAGGACCACCTTCGCAAGGTCATCGAGCGCATTGTTTCCAAGGTGGGCCGTCGCATCGACGAGTCGTCGCCCCTCGTCGATGCGCGGCTTGAGGACGGGTCCCGCGTCAATGCCGTCATTCCCCCGCTCGCAGTGGGGGGTTCATCCCTGACCATCCGAAAATTCAGCAAGGTGCCGCTAACTGTCCGGAACCTCATCGAGTTCGGCACGCTGACGCCCGAGATGGCAGAACTGCTGGATGCATGCGTGAAGGCCAAGCTCAACATCATCGTTTCTGGCGGTACTGGCACGGGCAAGACCACGCTTCTGAATGTCCTCTCATCATTCCTGCCATCAGACGAGCGCATCGTGACGATCGAGGACGCCGTCGAACTCCAGATCCAGCAGCGGCACGTGGTGCGACTGGAGAGCCGGCCACCGAACACGGAAGGCAAGGGCGAGGTCACCATCCGGGAACTGCTGCGGAACTCCCTGCGCATGCGTCCAGACCGCATCGTGGTGGGTGAGGTCCGTGGTGGCGAATCCCTCGATATGCTCCAAGCCATGAACACGGGTCACGACGGTTCCTTGTCGACTGTCCACTCGAATTCGCCCCGCGACGCCGTCGCCCGTCTGGAGACTTTGGTGCTGATGGCCGGCATGGATCTACCGTTGCGCGCCATTCGGGAGCAGATCGCCTCGGCAGTCAACCTCATTGTGCAGATTTCCCGTCTGCGTGACGGCACCCGCCGGATCACTCACGTCACTGAGGTCCAGGGCATGGAAGGGGACATCGTCACGCTCCAGGATGCCTTCGTCTTCGACTACTCCGCCGGTGTGGACGCACACGGTCGTTTTCTCGGCAAGCCAGTGCCCACCGGGATCCGTCCCCGGTTCATTGACCGGTTCGAGGACCTGGGCATCCATGTCTCCCCTAGCGTGTTCGCCGCTCCCCCGGCTTCGGCCCTGAGACCGTGA
- a CDS encoding type II secretion system F family protein codes for MTLLSLGVALVFAALLLLGGAFLAPRKATVPLDRRRPVQNQPDSALTRFAGSAVHLVDRFSAQRQLRLFNREAIEHAGLRLSQSDFLVLVLAGAFVGALTGFVISGPLLAILLILLAPLAGHLVLGFLSGRRRSLFDQQLGDTLQLLSGGLRAGHSILRAIDAAATESLSPTSEEMRRVVTETSLGRDLLASLNDTAQRMQNEDFVWIAQAIQINREVGGNLAEVLDQVSETIRERSEIKGHIKSLAAEGKFSAYILMAMPFGIVTMLMLVNPGYMNVMFSHPLGWAMIAASAVMMTIGGLWMRKIIDLKF; via the coding sequence ATGACATTGCTGTCCCTTGGAGTTGCCTTGGTCTTCGCCGCGCTTCTGCTCCTTGGCGGTGCTTTCCTTGCCCCGCGGAAGGCAACGGTGCCACTGGACCGGCGGAGGCCCGTCCAGAACCAGCCAGACTCCGCGCTGACCCGTTTCGCGGGTTCGGCTGTCCACCTCGTGGACCGATTCTCCGCTCAGCGACAACTCCGGCTCTTCAACCGGGAAGCGATCGAACATGCAGGGCTTAGGCTGAGCCAGTCCGATTTCCTTGTACTGGTCCTTGCGGGAGCCTTCGTGGGTGCGCTGACAGGCTTCGTCATCTCCGGACCGCTGCTGGCAATCCTTCTCATCCTGCTGGCGCCCCTGGCGGGTCACCTTGTCCTTGGCTTCCTCTCAGGCAGGCGCAGGAGCTTGTTCGACCAACAGCTCGGAGACACCCTCCAATTGCTCTCCGGCGGCCTTCGGGCCGGTCACAGCATTCTGCGCGCCATTGACGCGGCAGCTACGGAATCCCTGAGCCCAACGTCGGAAGAGATGCGCCGCGTGGTCACGGAGACGAGTCTGGGACGCGATCTGCTGGCATCCCTCAACGACACGGCCCAGCGGATGCAGAATGAAGATTTCGTCTGGATCGCGCAGGCAATACAGATCAACCGGGAGGTGGGCGGAAATCTGGCAGAGGTCCTGGACCAGGTCAGCGAGACGATTCGCGAGCGCAGCGAAATCAAGGGCCACATCAAGTCGCTCGCGGCCGAAGGTAAGTTCTCCGCCTACATCCTGATGGCCATGCCGTTTGGCATCGTAACGATGCTCATGCTGGTCAACCCCGGCTACATGAACGTCATGTTTTCGCACCCGCTGGGTTGGGCCATGATCGCGGCCTCCGCCGTGATGATGACGATCGGTGGTCTGTGGATGCGCAAGATCATCGACCTGAAGTTCTGA
- a CDS encoding type II secretion system F family protein produces MDPLVLLALLLVSLPLGYLAWSWLSVDRKSERAARELLALGRDTAGPAGQEQSKLVERIGYRLTPAGYIRRLDRLVSLAGRPASLPLGRVLAAKPLLGLLGALLGLYLSGAGPTPVLKLVGIFVALLGYFIPDLLLYSKGQERQKVMQLELANTLDQMLISVEAGLGFEGAMARAGENGKGPLAEELVRTLQDMQVGRSRRESYLALAERTSIPELRSFVQAVVQADTYGIAVSTVLRIQAKVMRVKRRQRAEEKAMKLPVAILFPLLFFIFPVLFIAILGPAIINAVATFSGQ; encoded by the coding sequence ATGGATCCCCTAGTCCTGCTCGCGCTGCTGCTGGTGTCGCTCCCGCTCGGGTATCTGGCATGGTCATGGCTCTCTGTGGACCGGAAGTCCGAGCGTGCGGCCCGGGAACTGCTGGCCCTCGGCAGGGACACGGCCGGTCCCGCCGGGCAGGAGCAAAGCAAGCTAGTGGAGCGGATCGGCTACCGCCTGACGCCAGCCGGCTACATCCGGAGGCTCGACAGGCTTGTGTCCCTGGCGGGACGTCCCGCGTCGCTGCCGCTCGGACGCGTGCTCGCGGCCAAGCCTCTGCTGGGCCTGCTGGGTGCTCTCCTCGGACTCTACTTGAGCGGCGCAGGCCCGACGCCGGTCCTCAAGCTGGTGGGGATCTTCGTAGCATTGCTGGGCTACTTCATCCCCGATCTCCTGCTCTACAGCAAGGGCCAGGAACGCCAGAAGGTCATGCAGCTGGAACTGGCCAACACCCTGGACCAGATGCTCATTTCGGTGGAGGCCGGTCTGGGGTTCGAGGGCGCCATGGCCCGCGCCGGGGAAAACGGGAAAGGACCGCTCGCCGAAGAGCTCGTCAGGACCCTGCAGGACATGCAGGTGGGCAGGAGCCGCCGGGAGTCCTACCTGGCACTCGCGGAACGGACGAGCATCCCGGAACTGCGCAGCTTCGTCCAGGCCGTGGTCCAGGCGGACACGTACGGCATCGCCGTCAGCACGGTGCTTCGGATCCAGGCGAAAGTCATGCGGGTCAAGCGTCGGCAGCGAGCCGAGGAGAAAGCCATGAAGCTGCCCGTGGCCATCTTGTTTCCGCTACTGTTCTTCATCTTCCCTGTGCTCTTCATCGCTATTCTTGGCCCCGCGATCATCAATGCCGTGGCGACCTTCAGCGGCCAGTAA